The following are from one region of the Cloacibacterium normanense genome:
- a CDS encoding ATP-binding cassette domain-containing protein yields the protein MLSVQGLGLHHSGNYLFRDVNFTIKKDDKIGLVGKNGAGKSTLLKMISGDINFYEGNIVPDGNITIGFLKQDLDFVKGRTVWNETLQAFEQINAWKKELDEVNHQLATRTDYESDTYHDLIHKMTDLNDYLHHHDAYNLEGDIEKVLLGLGFKAADFHRLTDEFSGGWRMRIELAKLLLQNNDLLLLDEPTNHLDMESIIWLENFLKDYNGAIVLVSHDKQFMTSVCNRTFDINNKKVDDYKANYTKYLELRKDRKEKLIQAKKNQDTEIKQMEDNINRFRASASKASFAQSLIKKLEKIERIEVENEDVSKFNIRFVQSVVPGKVIFEAQNLGKKYGNHQVFDHVDFFVQRGDRIALLGQNGQGKTTLAKILAGEIKDYSGEWNLGHNVNIGYFAQNQEEVLSPEKTVLQEAEDAATEETRTKVRDLLGSFLFSGEDVTKKTKVLSGGERNRLALCKLLLRPFNTLIMDEPTNHLDIHSKEIIKLALQKFEGTIIVISHDREFLQGLCDKIFEFRDGSMKEFLGNINEYLEYRQKESLREISAEKSKLSQEAEIKAEEKKEAATSEAKSQQNANAFVSKEQKNLQKNLQNKLKKIEEKIADYEKEIAQLESIFAKSNPSDAELKKYQDLQDELAATMQEWEDIAEKLG from the coding sequence ATGCTTTCAGTTCAAGGTCTTGGTCTTCATCATTCGGGAAATTATCTTTTTAGAGATGTAAATTTTACCATCAAAAAAGATGATAAGATAGGTTTGGTAGGGAAAAATGGTGCAGGAAAATCTACACTTCTCAAAATGATTTCTGGCGATATTAACTTCTACGAAGGAAATATTGTTCCAGATGGTAATATTACCATTGGGTTTTTAAAACAAGATTTAGATTTCGTAAAGGGAAGAACCGTTTGGAATGAGACACTTCAAGCTTTCGAGCAAATTAATGCTTGGAAAAAAGAATTGGACGAAGTAAATCACCAATTAGCAACTAGAACTGATTATGAATCAGATACTTATCATGATTTAATCCATAAAATGACAGATCTTAATGATTATCTTCATCATCACGATGCGTATAATTTGGAAGGAGATATAGAAAAAGTTTTGTTAGGTCTTGGTTTCAAAGCTGCAGATTTTCATAGACTTACCGATGAGTTTTCTGGAGGTTGGAGAATGAGAATAGAACTCGCTAAATTATTACTTCAGAATAATGACCTTTTGCTTCTGGATGAACCTACCAATCACTTAGATATGGAATCAATCATCTGGCTAGAAAATTTCTTGAAAGATTATAATGGTGCTATTGTTTTGGTAAGTCACGATAAACAGTTTATGACTTCGGTTTGTAACAGAACTTTTGATATTAATAATAAGAAAGTTGACGATTATAAAGCTAATTATACCAAATATCTAGAACTTAGAAAAGACAGAAAAGAAAAACTGATTCAAGCGAAGAAAAACCAAGATACTGAAATTAAGCAAATGGAAGATAACATCAATCGCTTCCGTGCTTCTGCTTCTAAGGCTTCTTTCGCACAATCTCTCATTAAAAAATTAGAAAAAATTGAGAGAATTGAAGTAGAGAATGAAGATGTTTCTAAGTTTAATATTCGTTTCGTGCAAAGTGTAGTACCAGGAAAAGTGATTTTCGAAGCTCAAAACTTAGGCAAAAAATACGGGAATCATCAGGTTTTTGATCATGTAGATTTCTTTGTTCAGCGTGGTGATAGAATTGCGCTTCTCGGACAAAACGGACAAGGTAAAACCACTTTAGCTAAAATTTTAGCAGGTGAAATCAAAGATTATTCAGGTGAATGGAATCTTGGGCATAATGTAAACATAGGATATTTTGCACAGAACCAAGAAGAAGTTCTAAGTCCTGAAAAAACAGTTTTACAAGAAGCAGAAGATGCTGCGACTGAAGAAACCAGAACCAAAGTTCGTGATTTACTAGGAAGTTTCCTTTTTTCTGGTGAAGATGTGACCAAAAAAACAAAAGTGCTTTCTGGAGGCGAAAGAAATAGATTGGCGCTTTGTAAATTATTGCTTCGTCCTTTCAATACGTTGATTATGGACGAACCTACAAACCACTTAGATATTCACTCGAAGGAAATTATCAAGTTAGCGCTACAGAAATTCGAAGGAACGATTATTGTGATTTCTCACGACAGAGAATTTTTACAAGGATTGTGTGATAAAATTTTCGAGTTCAGAGATGGCAGTATGAAAGAGTTTTTAGGAAATATTAATGAATATCTAGAATATCGTCAAAAAGAATCTCTAAGAGAAATTTCTGCCGAAAAATCTAAATTAAGTCAGGAAGCAGAAATAAAAGCAGAAGAAAAGAAAGAAGCCGCTACTAGCGAAGCGAAATCTCAGCAAAATGCTAATGCTTTCGTAAGCAAAGAACAAAAGAATCTTCAAAAGAATCTTCAAAATAAACTCAAAAAAATTGAAGAAAAAATTGCAGACTACGAAAAAGAAATCGCTCAACTAGAAAGTATCTTCGCCAAGTCTAATCCTTCTGATGCAGAACTGAAAAAATATCAGGATTTGCAAGACGAATTAGCTGCTACCATGCAAGAATGGGAAGATATTGCCGAGAAATTAGGCTAA
- a CDS encoding mechanosensitive ion channel family protein, with protein sequence MKNIEVIQEKLSTWWNIIVSLVPNIVLLIVFIIVFSFLSKYLIRIITKILYRIFPENANKNTPLLLAKFAKYILYALGIYIALEIMHLGSFMVKFIGSLGIAGVIAGVALKDVVSGIFAGAAVNFEKTFQIGDLVTISNIKGTVEDISMLTTKLRTENGETVYVPNQLIFNTPFFNHSKKS encoded by the coding sequence ATGAAAAATATAGAGGTTATCCAAGAGAAACTTTCCACTTGGTGGAATATTATCGTAAGCTTAGTTCCGAATATCGTTTTGCTAATTGTATTCATAATTGTATTTTCTTTTTTAAGCAAATACCTCATCAGAATTATCACGAAAATTCTTTACCGCATTTTTCCTGAAAACGCTAACAAAAACACACCTCTTCTTTTGGCCAAATTTGCCAAATATATTCTCTATGCTTTAGGAATTTACATCGCCTTAGAAATTATGCATCTAGGCAGTTTCATGGTGAAATTTATCGGGAGTTTAGGAATTGCAGGTGTTATTGCTGGAGTTGCATTAAAAGATGTAGTTTCTGGAATTTTTGCAGGTGCAGCTGTAAATTTTGAAAAAACTTTTCAAATTGGTGATTTAGTAACCATCAGTAATATCAAAGGAACGGTAGAAGACATCAGTATGCTCACTACCAAACTGAGAACAGAAAACGGCGAAACCGTCTATGTTCCCAATCAGTTAATTTTCAACACTCCTTTCTTCAATCACAGTAAAAAATCTTAG
- a CDS encoding TonB-dependent siderophore receptor has product MRNQILPLLLVAASITANAQQKKDSLYTRTIEDVKLHKTGNPNNARVSTIKSQLDVMETPQAIAIVTHEVIEQQQAQQLSDVVKNVNGVYITSARGASQDSFGARGYTFGNENIYKNGSRVNSGIFPEVSGLERVEVLKGSAAILYGNVAPGGIVNMVTKKPLFNFGGNIALNYGSWNNVKPTIDIYGGLTKNSAFRVNGSYENKESFRDIVQSEKHYFNPSFLYNISDRTQIIIEADYLKHHFTPDFGLGGLVLNTTTNESKLNTLLGINKFPGATWQNQTNEMLTSTVTLNHEINSNWNFNTVAFFQDYTRDFYGTERIQWNLQTNGDYVWKRTLNKQLQEQKYGSLQFNLNGQFKTGKLNHKLLVGADADYLQADTYSYQLQKQDGTFADAGNNFVYGTNGNTSNGNISLSDENTWKSGEMLNSRQKDLNRIPTRRVGIYAQDLIAITDKFKVLAGLRWSYLENKNTIVENYLNNTKTYKASSGNPKESAFSPRVGLVYQIDDSFSTFASYSNSFNPNSGRDINNLPLPSSLIDQYEIGLKKNLWKNTLAFNITAYQIENSNLAQTAALDKNGNINGDTNIKEMTGATRSRGIELDITGNPTPNLSINAGYAYNNMVYTDTPDSDGSFVEGERLVRTPANTANASIFYTLPKYVKGLKLGFTAFYTGERLAGWNNLKDKNGNPKTNRMYEIGDFTTVDFTIGYQFKKFNIQGRLGNIFDVVDYNVHENYSVNPITPRNFYLTFNYKF; this is encoded by the coding sequence ATGAGAAATCAAATACTTCCCCTTTTATTAGTTGCAGCATCAATTACTGCAAATGCTCAACAAAAAAAAGACAGTTTATATACCAGAACCATAGAAGATGTAAAGCTTCACAAAACAGGAAATCCTAATAACGCTAGAGTTTCTACTATAAAATCTCAACTAGATGTAATGGAAACTCCACAAGCGATTGCCATCGTAACTCATGAAGTTATAGAACAGCAACAAGCACAACAACTTTCTGATGTAGTAAAAAATGTAAACGGTGTTTATATTACCTCAGCGAGAGGTGCTTCTCAAGACAGTTTTGGAGCGAGAGGTTACACTTTTGGCAATGAAAATATCTACAAAAACGGAAGTAGAGTAAACTCAGGAATTTTCCCAGAAGTTTCTGGTCTAGAACGTGTAGAAGTTTTAAAAGGGAGTGCTGCAATTCTTTATGGAAACGTAGCTCCTGGTGGAATTGTAAACATGGTGACCAAAAAACCTCTTTTTAACTTCGGTGGAAATATCGCTTTAAATTACGGAAGTTGGAACAATGTAAAACCTACCATCGATATATATGGCGGATTGACCAAAAATTCAGCTTTTAGAGTAAACGGAAGCTACGAAAATAAAGAAAGTTTCAGAGATATTGTACAATCAGAAAAGCACTATTTCAATCCAAGTTTCCTTTATAACATTTCAGATAGAACACAAATCATCATAGAAGCAGATTATCTTAAACATCACTTCACTCCAGATTTTGGTTTAGGCGGGTTAGTTTTAAACACAACCACTAATGAATCAAAACTCAACACACTTCTTGGAATCAATAAATTCCCTGGTGCAACTTGGCAAAATCAAACCAATGAAATGCTTACTTCTACAGTAACATTAAACCACGAAATTAATTCTAATTGGAATTTTAATACGGTTGCATTTTTCCAAGATTATACCAGGGATTTTTACGGAACCGAAAGAATTCAATGGAATTTGCAAACCAATGGAGATTACGTTTGGAAGAGAACTTTAAACAAACAACTTCAGGAACAAAAGTACGGAAGCCTTCAGTTTAATTTAAATGGTCAATTCAAAACTGGAAAATTAAACCATAAACTTTTAGTTGGTGCAGATGCTGATTATTTACAAGCTGACACTTATTCTTATCAATTGCAAAAACAAGACGGTACTTTCGCAGATGCAGGAAATAACTTTGTTTATGGAACCAACGGAAATACCAGCAATGGAAACATTTCCTTATCAGATGAAAACACTTGGAAATCTGGAGAAATGCTTAATTCAAGACAAAAAGACCTTAACAGAATTCCTACAAGAAGAGTGGGTATTTATGCTCAAGATTTAATTGCTATTACAGATAAATTCAAAGTTCTAGCAGGTTTAAGATGGTCTTACTTAGAAAACAAAAACACCATTGTAGAAAACTATTTGAATAACACTAAAACATATAAAGCAAGTTCAGGAAATCCTAAAGAAAGCGCATTTTCGCCAAGAGTAGGATTAGTTTATCAGATTGATGATAGCTTCAGCACATTTGCAAGTTATAGCAACTCTTTCAATCCTAACTCTGGTAGAGATATTAACAATTTACCATTGCCTTCTTCATTGATTGACCAATATGAAATTGGTTTAAAGAAAAATTTATGGAAAAACACTTTAGCGTTTAACATTACTGCTTATCAAATTGAAAACAGCAATTTAGCACAAACAGCTGCTTTGGATAAAAATGGGAACATAAACGGCGACACTAACATAAAAGAAATGACGGGAGCTACCAGAAGCCGCGGTATAGAATTAGACATTACAGGAAATCCTACACCAAATCTCTCAATCAACGCTGGTTACGCATATAACAATATGGTTTACACAGATACACCAGACTCTGACGGAAGTTTCGTAGAAGGAGAAAGATTGGTAAGAACACCTGCAAATACTGCGAATGCTTCTATCTTCTATACCTTACCAAAATATGTAAAAGGATTAAAATTAGGATTCACCGCATTCTACACCGGAGAAAGATTGGCTGGTTGGAATAATCTAAAAGACAAAAACGGAAACCCAAAAACCAACAGAATGTATGAAATTGGAGATTTCACTACTGTAGATTTCACTATTGGTTACCAATTTAAGAAATTCAATATTCAAGGAAGATTAGGAAACATTTTCGATGTGGTAGATTACAATGTGCACGAAAATTACTCTGTAAATCCTATTACTCCTAGAAACTTTTACTTAACATTTAATTATAAGTTTTAA
- the lnt gene encoding apolipoprotein N-acyltransferase produces the protein MKYIFLSLISALLLSISWPTYGIPFFIFFAFVPLLLMEQEISKFSKINKKGWAVFGLTYLAFFIWNVVTTGWLYHAKNPDGNNSLLAVAIPVIVNSLLMSLVFQLYYWYKKVRGTYFGLVFFVAIWLSFERFHLNWEFTWPWLNLGNAFSEYPQLIQWYDTIGATGGSFWILLINVFAFYTLRIWQAGRIRKDLVKNISILTALIVLPLLISIYKYNSYQEKPVGEVTTLLLQPKLDPYTEKYSKDSLQILGELLNLAEENSKTKVDFFIAPETAFPGNGSLSENGFNKSTSIAIAKDFLGKHPQSIFLTGASTHKFLFDEADTEDYSTEIQNGVWVNSYNSALQIIPNQEVEVYHKAKLVPGVEIFPYIRYLKPILGDAMLDFGGANSSLGIDKERKVFSNTFNKAKMAPIICYESIYGEYVTDYVKNGANLLAIMTNDSWWDNTEGHKQLLSYARLRAIETRREIVRAANSGISAHINARGDVLEDTFYDDRTALLVKANLLEEKSIYTKIGDLISRIAIFVLGFLIIYHFGERIASKK, from the coding sequence ATGAAATATATTTTTCTATCATTAATATCAGCGCTATTGTTATCTATTTCTTGGCCTACTTACGGAATTCCGTTTTTTATATTTTTTGCTTTCGTTCCATTGTTATTAATGGAGCAAGAAATTTCTAAATTTTCAAAAATCAATAAAAAAGGATGGGCGGTTTTTGGTTTGACTTATCTTGCTTTTTTCATTTGGAATGTAGTAACTACTGGTTGGTTATATCACGCTAAAAATCCAGACGGAAATAACTCTCTTTTGGCAGTTGCAATTCCTGTTATTGTCAATTCTTTATTGATGAGTTTGGTTTTTCAACTGTATTATTGGTATAAGAAAGTAAGAGGAACTTATTTTGGGCTAGTATTTTTTGTGGCAATTTGGTTAAGTTTCGAAAGATTTCATCTCAATTGGGAATTTACTTGGCCTTGGCTTAATCTAGGAAATGCCTTTTCAGAATATCCTCAATTGATTCAATGGTACGATACAATTGGTGCAACTGGCGGTAGTTTTTGGATTTTGCTGATTAATGTTTTTGCTTTTTATACATTGAGAATTTGGCAAGCAGGAAGAATAAGAAAAGATTTGGTGAAGAATATTTCTATTTTAACAGCGCTTATAGTTCTGCCTCTTCTGATTTCTATTTATAAATACAATTCTTATCAAGAAAAACCTGTAGGAGAAGTGACTACGCTTTTGCTTCAACCAAAATTAGATCCTTATACCGAAAAATACAGTAAAGATTCTTTACAGATATTAGGAGAACTTTTAAATTTAGCCGAAGAAAATTCTAAAACAAAAGTAGATTTTTTCATTGCGCCCGAAACTGCATTTCCCGGGAACGGAAGTTTGAGCGAAAATGGTTTTAATAAAAGTACTTCTATCGCAATTGCCAAAGATTTTTTGGGAAAACACCCACAATCTATATTTTTAACAGGAGCTTCCACGCATAAATTTTTGTTTGACGAAGCGGATACTGAGGATTATTCTACAGAAATTCAAAATGGAGTTTGGGTAAATTCTTATAATTCTGCATTGCAAATTATTCCAAATCAAGAAGTGGAGGTTTATCACAAAGCGAAATTGGTTCCTGGAGTTGAAATTTTCCCATACATTAGATATCTGAAGCCTATTTTGGGAGATGCGATGCTGGATTTCGGAGGTGCAAATTCATCTCTTGGAATTGATAAGGAAAGAAAAGTTTTCAGCAATACATTTAACAAGGCTAAAATGGCTCCTATTATCTGTTATGAAAGTATTTATGGAGAATACGTAACCGATTATGTCAAAAATGGTGCAAACCTTCTCGCGATTATGACCAATGATTCTTGGTGGGATAATACTGAAGGTCACAAGCAATTGCTTTCTTATGCCAGACTGAGAGCTATAGAAACTAGGAGAGAGATTGTACGTGCTGCCAATAGCGGAATTTCTGCGCATATTAATGCAAGAGGAGATGTTCTAGAAGACACCTTTTATGATGATAGAACAGCGCTATTGGTAAAGGCTAATTTGCTTGAAGAAAAATCTATTTACACAAAAATAGGTGATTTAATCTCAAGAATTGCTATATTTGTGCTCGGATTTTTAATTATTTACCACTTCGGAGAAAGAATAGCTTCTAAAAAATAA
- the rpmB gene encoding 50S ribosomal protein L28 yields MSRICQITGKRAMVGNNVSHANNKTKRRFEINLLEKTFYLPEQEKSVTLRVSAHGLRVINKIGIEEAIERATRNGFLK; encoded by the coding sequence ATGTCAAGAATTTGCCAAATAACAGGTAAGCGTGCAATGGTAGGAAACAACGTTTCTCACGCAAATAACAAAACGAAAAGACGTTTTGAAATTAATTTATTAGAGAAGACATTTTATCTTCCAGAGCAAGAAAAAAGCGTAACATTAAGAGTTTCTGCTCATGGTTTGAGAGTTATCAATAAAATTGGTATCGAAGAGGCGATTGAAAGAGCAACAAGAAACGGATTTTTAAAATAA
- the rpmG gene encoding 50S ribosomal protein L33: MAKKGNRVQVILECTEHKETGVAGMSRYITTKNKKNTTERLELKKYNPVLKKYTVHKEIK, encoded by the coding sequence ATGGCTAAGAAAGGAAATAGAGTTCAAGTAATTCTTGAGTGCACAGAGCACAAAGAAACAGGTGTGGCTGGAATGTCTAGATACATCACCACAAAAAATAAAAAGAACACTACGGAAAGATTAGAGCTTAAAAAGTACAATCCGGTTCTTAAGAAATATACAGTTCACAAAGAAATCAAGTAA
- a CDS encoding DUF4295 domain-containing protein, with protein sequence MAKKVVATLQSGQSKKMTKVVKMVKSPKTGAYVFEEKVMNADDVEAYLKK encoded by the coding sequence ATGGCAAAGAAAGTTGTTGCAACACTTCAATCAGGTCAGTCTAAAAAAATGACCAAAGTTGTGAAAATGGTAAAGTCCCCTAAGACTGGAGCTTACGTTTTCGAAGAAAAAGTAATGAATGCAGACGATGTAGAAGCTTATTTGAAAAAATAA
- the ftsY gene encoding signal recognition particle-docking protein FtsY has translation MSWFKKIFKKEEKESLDKGLEKSSQGFFDKISRAVIGKSKVDDEVLDELEEVLIASDVGVNTTVKIIERIEARVERDKYVNTSELDKILREEISALLLENPHSQTKNIDETKKPYVIMVVGVNGVGKTTTIGKLANQFKSQGLKVVLGAGDTFRAAAVDQLVIWSERVGVPIVKQNMGSDPASVAFDTVQSAVAQNADVVIIDTAGRLHNKINLMNELSKIKRVMQKVLPEAPHEVLLVLDGSTGQNAFEQAKQFTAATEVTALAVTKLDGTAKGGVVIGISDQFQIPVKYIGVGEKMEDLQLFNGEEFVDSFFKIRK, from the coding sequence ATGAGTTGGTTTAAAAAAATATTTAAAAAAGAGGAAAAAGAATCTTTAGACAAAGGTTTAGAAAAATCAAGTCAAGGTTTTTTTGATAAAATTTCTAGAGCTGTAATCGGAAAATCTAAAGTAGATGATGAGGTTCTAGATGAGCTAGAAGAAGTCCTTATTGCTTCTGATGTAGGTGTAAATACTACTGTAAAAATCATCGAAAGAATAGAAGCCAGAGTAGAAAGAGATAAATATGTAAACACTTCTGAATTGGATAAAATTCTTCGTGAAGAAATTTCGGCTTTGCTTTTAGAAAATCCACATTCTCAAACCAAAAATATAGACGAAACCAAAAAGCCATACGTAATTATGGTAGTTGGAGTAAATGGTGTAGGAAAAACCACTACGATTGGCAAATTGGCAAATCAGTTTAAGTCACAAGGTTTGAAAGTGGTTTTAGGAGCTGGAGATACCTTTAGAGCTGCAGCTGTAGACCAGTTGGTGATTTGGAGTGAAAGAGTAGGTGTTCCTATTGTAAAGCAAAATATGGGTTCTGATCCTGCTTCAGTAGCTTTTGACACGGTTCAAAGTGCTGTAGCACAAAATGCAGATGTAGTCATTATTGATACTGCGGGAAGATTGCATAATAAAATCAATTTAATGAATGAGCTTTCTAAAATTAAACGTGTTATGCAGAAGGTTTTGCCAGAAGCTCCACATGAAGTTTTATTGGTTTTAGATGGTTCTACTGGTCAAAACGCTTTTGAACAGGCAAAACAATTTACGGCAGCTACAGAAGTTACCGCTCTTGCAGTGACAAAGCTAGATGGAACTGCGAAAGGAGGTGTGGTTATTGGGATTTCAGACCAGTTTCAGATTCCTGTAAAATACATTGGAGTAGGCGAAAAAATGGAAGATTTGCAATTATTTAATGGTGAAGAATTTGTAGATTCTTTCTTTAAAATAAGAAAATAA
- a CDS encoding GlsB/YeaQ/YmgE family stress response membrane protein yields the protein MMAIIGWIILGLIIGALAKFVMPGNQNMGWLMTIILGIVGSIVGGFLAGLIGISQDDNPWDIGSIVISVLGALLVLFVYGKLVAKQ from the coding sequence ATGATGGCAATTATTGGATGGATCATCCTTGGTCTAATCATTGGAGCATTAGCAAAATTTGTAATGCCAGGAAATCAAAACATGGGCTGGCTCATGACGATTATTTTAGGAATTGTGGGTTCTATTGTTGGTGGATTTTTAGCAGGACTAATTGGTATTTCACAGGATGATAATCCTTGGGATATTGGCAGTATTGTAATTTCTGTATTAGGTGCGCTTTTAGTGCTATTTGTGTATGGGAAATTAGTCGCCAAGCAATAA
- the sppA gene encoding signal peptide peptidase SppA — protein sequence MKDFIKNVFANIVAILLIGIVLFGFIVLFFVASAMSSDQKPYVENDSVLTLNFNGNVIDSYTEQEESLFDFGKSKDVLLLDVINAINNAKNDEKIKGISIEADNLPAGITQVDDIRAAIEDFKKSGKFVYAYGNNMSQKSYYLASVADKVYLNPVGMIELKGMSTEVTFLKDFAAKYGIGVDVIRHGKFKAAVEPFIRNDISPENKEQLSTLLNDIWGNISTKIKTSRKLDDTTFKTAVDSLYGFIPELVVKNKLADQLLQKSEYENLIKKQLKLKSDEKINRISVNKYINSLDEEKSSDNKIAVLYAAGEIFNGDEYQNIHSEKYVEYIKDLAEDDDIKAVVLRVNSPGGSGNASDEILFELQQLKLKKPLVVSFGDYAASGGYYISMAADKIYSSPNTLTGSIGVFGMIMNFKDLANRNGIRSDIVSTNANSQVYSPLSGAAPGTIPILTRSVESTYKRFVYFVTQNRKKSFEQIDTIGGGRVWSGTRAKQLGLVDELGSLQQAINYAATKAKLKDYSLDSYPRKSSPLEEFFKQTEEDEIAARVISKKVGKENYELFQKITNPKLNNGVQMALPYQITIK from the coding sequence ATGAAAGATTTTATAAAAAATGTATTTGCAAATATAGTAGCCATCCTTCTAATAGGAATAGTTTTATTTGGGTTTATAGTATTATTTTTTGTTGCAAGTGCAATGAGCAGTGATCAAAAACCTTATGTAGAGAATGACTCTGTTCTTACCCTCAATTTTAACGGAAACGTTATCGATTCTTACACCGAACAAGAGGAAAGCCTTTTCGATTTTGGCAAAAGTAAAGATGTACTGCTGTTAGATGTGATCAACGCTATCAACAATGCTAAAAATGATGAAAAAATAAAAGGCATAAGTATAGAAGCTGACAATTTACCTGCAGGAATCACTCAAGTTGATGACATTAGAGCGGCCATCGAAGATTTTAAGAAATCAGGAAAATTCGTGTATGCTTACGGAAATAACATGTCACAAAAATCCTATTATTTAGCTTCAGTAGCAGACAAAGTGTACCTTAATCCTGTGGGAATGATAGAACTTAAAGGAATGTCTACAGAAGTAACTTTCTTAAAAGATTTTGCAGCAAAATATGGAATTGGCGTAGATGTCATCAGACACGGAAAATTCAAAGCTGCGGTAGAACCATTTATCAGAAATGATATTTCACCAGAAAACAAAGAGCAACTTTCTACTCTTCTTAATGACATTTGGGGAAATATATCTACTAAAATTAAAACCTCTAGAAAATTAGACGATACTACTTTCAAAACCGCAGTAGACAGTTTATATGGTTTTATACCAGAATTAGTCGTGAAAAATAAATTGGCAGACCAACTGTTACAGAAATCTGAATACGAAAACCTAATTAAAAAACAACTCAAGTTAAAGTCTGACGAAAAAATCAACAGAATTTCTGTAAATAAATACATAAACTCACTAGATGAAGAAAAAAGTAGTGACAACAAAATTGCTGTTCTATATGCCGCTGGAGAAATTTTCAATGGTGATGAATATCAGAACATTCACTCTGAAAAATATGTAGAATACATCAAAGATTTAGCAGAAGATGATGACATAAAAGCAGTGGTTTTACGTGTAAATTCACCTGGTGGAAGCGGAAATGCTTCAGACGAAATCTTATTTGAATTACAACAACTTAAACTCAAAAAACCTCTAGTAGTTTCTTTTGGTGATTATGCAGCTTCTGGTGGTTATTATATCTCTATGGCTGCTGATAAAATCTATTCTTCACCTAATACTTTAACGGGTTCTATCGGCGTTTTTGGCATGATTATGAATTTTAAAGATTTAGCCAATAGAAACGGAATTCGCTCTGACATTGTTTCCACTAATGCGAATTCGCAAGTTTATTCACCTCTTTCTGGAGCAGCTCCTGGAACTATTCCTATTTTAACCAGAAGCGTGGAAAGCACTTATAAAAGATTTGTATATTTTGTAACTCAAAACAGAAAAAAATCTTTTGAACAGATTGACACAATTGGCGGTGGTAGAGTTTGGAGCGGAACTAGAGCAAAACAATTAGGCTTGGTAGATGAGTTAGGCTCGCTTCAACAAGCAATTAATTACGCTGCTACCAAAGCAAAATTGAAAGACTATTCACTAGACAGTTATCCTAGAAAATCTAGTCCACTAGAAGAATTCTTCAAACAAACTGAGGAAGACGAGATCGCAGCAAGAGTAATTTCTAAAAAAGTAGGAAAAGAAAACTATGAACTCTTCCAAAAAATAACCAATCCAAAACTGAATAACGGAGTACAAATGGCACTCCCTTATCAGATTACGATTAAATAG
- the folK gene encoding 2-amino-4-hydroxy-6-hydroxymethyldihydropteridine diphosphokinase: MSLHYVVLLLGSNLGDTKSNLNQAIAKIENCLGKIIKTSEMIETQPVEFESTNIFCNIAIGLTTTISPYSFLNAVKSIEKEMGRELDSSAVGGYIDRIIDIDIVTFNNINFESKKLKIPHHKHLCEREFSKALLDSLNIK, encoded by the coding sequence ATGTCGTTACATTATGTGGTTTTGTTACTCGGTAGCAATTTAGGAGATACCAAGTCTAATTTAAACCAAGCGATTGCAAAAATAGAAAATTGCTTGGGAAAAATTATAAAAACATCAGAAATGATAGAAACTCAACCAGTAGAGTTTGAAAGTACAAATATTTTTTGTAATATTGCAATAGGCTTAACTACCACAATCTCGCCATATAGTTTCCTAAATGCTGTGAAATCTATAGAAAAAGAGATGGGAAGAGAGCTTGATTCATCTGCAGTAGGAGGTTATATTGATAGGATAATAGATATTGATATTGTAACATTTAACAATATTAATTTTGAATCTAAGAAACTGAAAATCCCTCATCATAAGCATTTATGTGAAAGGGAATTTTCTAAAGCTCTACTAGATAGTTTGAATATAAAATAA